In Amycolatopsis coloradensis, one genomic interval encodes:
- a CDS encoding aspartate aminotransferase family protein yields the protein MAAPITDLSTADRFWADADRHLVRYAGAGDFTREIIDHAAGSYLFTESGRRILDFTSGQMSAILGHSHPEIVETVRRQIGSLDHLFSGMLSRPVVDLARRLAETLPSPLEKALLLTTGAESNEAAIRMAKLVTGKHEIVSFARSWHGMTQAAANATYSAGRKGYGPTAPGNFAIPAPNAYRPDFLTPEGEPDWKRQLDFGFEMIDAQSVGSLAACIVEPILSSGGIIEPPVGYFAALREKCRERGMLLILDEAQTGLCRTGNWYAFERDGVVPDILTLSKTLGAGLPLAAVITSAEIEQEAHDRGYLFFTTHVADPLVAAVGNTVLDVLTRDRLDERATELGAFLRRGLDDLAARHPVVGDIRGRGLLVGVELVVDRATKRSSDELGALVTRRCLELGLHMNIVQLPGMGGVFRIAPPLTATEDELAEGLGVLDKAIGDASARWS from the coding sequence ATGGCTGCTCCCATCACCGACCTGTCCACCGCCGACCGTTTCTGGGCCGACGCCGACCGGCACCTCGTGCGCTACGCCGGGGCCGGCGACTTCACCCGCGAGATCATCGACCACGCCGCCGGGAGCTACCTGTTCACCGAGTCCGGGCGGCGGATCCTCGACTTCACTTCCGGGCAGATGAGCGCGATCCTCGGGCATTCGCATCCCGAGATCGTCGAGACCGTACGACGGCAGATCGGCTCGCTCGACCATCTGTTCAGTGGGATGCTGAGCCGTCCCGTCGTCGACCTCGCACGACGATTGGCCGAGACTTTGCCGTCACCGCTGGAAAAGGCGCTGCTGCTGACCACCGGCGCGGAGTCGAACGAGGCCGCGATCCGGATGGCGAAACTCGTGACCGGGAAGCACGAGATCGTGTCGTTCGCCAGGTCGTGGCACGGGATGACGCAAGCGGCGGCGAACGCGACCTACAGCGCGGGCCGCAAGGGCTACGGGCCTACCGCGCCCGGCAACTTCGCCATTCCCGCGCCGAACGCCTATCGGCCGGACTTCCTCACCCCGGAAGGGGAACCGGACTGGAAGCGGCAGCTGGACTTCGGGTTCGAGATGATCGACGCCCAGTCCGTCGGCAGCCTCGCGGCGTGCATCGTCGAACCGATCCTCAGCTCGGGCGGGATCATCGAACCACCGGTGGGGTATTTCGCCGCTCTGCGAGAGAAGTGCCGCGAACGCGGGATGCTGCTGATCCTCGACGAGGCACAGACCGGCTTGTGCCGCACGGGAAACTGGTACGCGTTCGAACGCGACGGCGTCGTCCCCGACATCCTCACCCTGTCCAAGACGCTGGGCGCCGGCCTCCCGCTGGCGGCGGTGATCACGAGCGCCGAAATCGAACAGGAAGCGCATGACCGCGGCTACCTGTTCTTCACCACGCACGTCGCGGACCCGCTGGTGGCGGCCGTCGGGAACACCGTGCTCGACGTCCTCACCCGCGACCGGCTCGACGAACGCGCCACCGAACTGGGCGCCTTCCTCCGCCGCGGTCTCGACGACCTCGCCGCCCGTCACCCCGTCGTCGGCGACATCCGCGGGCGCGGTCTGCTGGTCGGCGTGGAACTCGTCGTGGACAGGGCCACGAAACGCAGCTCCGACGAACTGGGCGCGCTCGTCACGCGGCGGTGCCTCGAACTGGGGCTGCACATGAACATCGTGCAGTTGCCGGGGATGGGCGGGGTCTTCCGGATCGCTCCCCCGCTGACGGCCACCGAAGACGAACTGGCGGAGGGGCTGGGGGTGCTGGACAAGGCGATCGGAGACGCCAGCGCGCGCTGGTCTTGA
- a CDS encoding GAF and ANTAR domain-containing protein, whose product MDQFRDTASALRELTESMRLDEPRDELLERVAKKVVGLLPGADAATVTLYSDNEPSTVAATDESLLALDKAQYSADEGPCLKAAESASIVRTLLDADAAARWPDFAAAADQLGVRTALACPLFVPGVSHFKRRETEPLAGALNVWSFQENAFDPVEAALIAMFTSAISAIILTASRWAAAERQAETLVTALETRDAIATAKGIVMARLELNAEEAFRWLTEASQHTNRKIREISVLIAEDPRAVFGH is encoded by the coding sequence ATGGATCAGTTTCGCGACACCGCTTCGGCGTTGCGGGAGCTCACCGAGTCGATGCGGCTCGACGAGCCCCGCGACGAGTTGCTGGAACGGGTGGCGAAGAAGGTGGTCGGGCTGCTGCCGGGCGCGGACGCGGCCACGGTGACGCTGTACTCCGACAACGAGCCGAGCACCGTCGCCGCCACCGACGAGTCCCTGCTGGCCCTGGACAAGGCGCAGTACAGCGCGGACGAAGGCCCCTGCCTGAAAGCCGCCGAGAGCGCGTCGATCGTCCGCACCCTGCTGGACGCCGACGCGGCCGCGCGCTGGCCGGATTTCGCGGCCGCCGCCGACCAGCTCGGCGTGCGGACCGCGCTGGCCTGCCCGTTGTTCGTCCCCGGTGTATCCCACTTCAAGCGGCGCGAGACCGAGCCGCTGGCCGGTGCGCTCAATGTCTGGAGCTTCCAGGAGAACGCCTTCGACCCGGTCGAGGCGGCCCTGATCGCGATGTTCACCTCGGCCATCTCGGCGATCATCCTGACCGCGTCCCGCTGGGCCGCCGCCGAACGACAGGCGGAGACCCTGGTCACCGCGCTGGAGACCAGGGACGCCATCGCCACCGCGAAGGGGATCGTGATGGCTCGTCTGGAGCTGAACGCCGAGGAAGCCTTCCGCTGGCTCACCGAGGCGTCGCAGCACACGAACCGCAAGATCCGGGAGATCTCGGTGCTGATCGCGGAAGACCCGAGAGCGGTTTTCGGGCATTAG
- a CDS encoding LysR family transcriptional regulator, which translates to MLNPWRLSLLSRLDTLGTVRAVAKAANLSASSVSQQLAVLEAETRTQLLERTGRRVRLTPAGRMLARRAREILDHMDTVEAELRGLGEGPAGLVRLGAFQSSIHTIAVPAVNRLARSHPRLQIELLELEPHVSMPALRVGDADVIITTTDFVEQPLGPDVELVPLATDPIVLVVPPGHPAAGRGPADLAAYASEPWAFDIPQSYMANLATRLCREAGFEPRVIARFSNYMMTLQHVEAGLSIALLPGLAVDRRYRVATRELATPVDRSITAAVRRGSAPRAAVDLVLEAIRSHPELPL; encoded by the coding sequence ATGCTCAACCCCTGGAGGCTCAGCCTGCTGAGCAGGCTGGACACGCTCGGCACCGTCCGCGCGGTCGCGAAAGCGGCCAACCTGAGCGCGTCGAGCGTGTCCCAGCAGCTCGCGGTCCTCGAGGCCGAGACGCGCACGCAGCTGCTGGAGCGCACCGGTCGCCGCGTCCGGCTGACCCCGGCCGGGCGGATGCTGGCCCGCCGCGCGAGGGAGATCCTCGACCACATGGACACCGTCGAGGCCGAGCTGCGCGGTCTGGGTGAGGGACCGGCGGGCCTCGTCCGCCTCGGCGCCTTCCAGAGTTCGATCCACACCATCGCCGTCCCCGCGGTGAACCGGCTGGCGCGCTCGCATCCGCGCCTGCAGATCGAACTGCTCGAACTCGAACCGCACGTGAGCATGCCCGCGCTCCGCGTCGGTGACGCCGACGTCATCATCACCACCACGGATTTCGTCGAGCAGCCGCTGGGGCCCGACGTCGAACTCGTACCGCTCGCGACCGACCCGATCGTGCTCGTCGTCCCGCCCGGTCATCCGGCCGCGGGCCGCGGCCCCGCCGACCTCGCCGCCTACGCGAGCGAGCCCTGGGCGTTCGACATCCCCCAGTCGTACATGGCGAACCTCGCCACCCGGCTCTGCCGCGAAGCCGGTTTCGAGCCGCGCGTGATCGCCCGGTTCAGCAACTACATGATGACCTTGCAGCACGTCGAGGCCGGGCTTTCGATCGCTCTCCTGCCCGGCCTCGCCGTCGACCGGCGCTACCGTGTCGCCACCCGTGAGCTCGCGACGCCGGTCGACCGCTCCATCACCGCGGCGGTCAGGCGCGGGTCCGCGCCTCGCGCCGCCGTCGACCTGGTTCTCGAGGCGATCCGGAGTCATCCGGAACTGCCGCTGTGA
- a CDS encoding DM13 domain-containing protein — protein sequence MKRKRVLAVVAAGLVVAVAAGLYWFQPWKLWVNETVQEALPVAETTAQPTTRTTGSATPAPKEPTVVATGALISHEHATTGDVRILRAADGSLVLRLENLDTSNGPDLRVWLTDAPVIPGKAGWSVFDDGAYVSAGKLKGNKGSQNYTLPAGTDLARYSSVTIWCDRFNVSFGAAELAKTV from the coding sequence ATGAAACGCAAGCGGGTGCTCGCCGTCGTGGCGGCCGGACTGGTGGTGGCGGTGGCCGCCGGCCTCTACTGGTTCCAGCCGTGGAAGCTCTGGGTGAACGAAACGGTCCAAGAGGCCTTACCCGTCGCCGAAACGACAGCCCAGCCCACCACCCGAACCACCGGAAGTGCCACGCCCGCCCCGAAAGAGCCCACGGTCGTGGCGACCGGCGCGCTGATCAGCCACGAGCACGCGACCACCGGCGACGTCCGGATCCTGCGCGCGGCCGACGGATCGCTGGTGCTGCGCCTGGAGAACCTCGACACGAGCAACGGCCCGGATCTGCGGGTCTGGCTCACCGACGCGCCGGTGATCCCCGGCAAGGCCGGCTGGTCCGTGTTCGACGACGGTGCGTACGTGAGTGCCGGGAAACTCAAGGGCAACAAGGGAAGCCAGAACTACACGCTGCCGGCGGGCACCGATCTGGCGCGCTATTCGAGCGTGACGATCTGGTGCGACCGGTTCAACGTGTCCTTCGGCGCGGCAGAGCTGGCCAAAACCGTTTAG
- a CDS encoding alpha/beta fold hydrolase yields MARSPIGDILDVNGVAVHVRQDGDGPPVVLLHGYCGSVHWFDRLTLGLAARHRVIRVDLLGHGCTGGSSGFDAASQGRMVAAVLDALDVEDVLVAGHSFGADVALALAAISPRAGSLVLIGQAPDYSYASFPPGSSVLLPMVSALVRRVADRRWVRFASRFRRGGWFGDPLQDLADHAVTAPAMARVVLVDRARVLAARPLDEQLAALALPCLVILGRRDRFYDCGKTSARYSAVGARVEVVEGAGHSPFLERPGEVARLLREFMAS; encoded by the coding sequence GTGGCTCGTTCCCCCATCGGTGACATCCTCGACGTGAACGGTGTCGCCGTCCATGTGCGTCAGGACGGTGACGGGCCGCCGGTGGTGCTGCTGCACGGGTATTGCGGGTCGGTGCACTGGTTCGACAGGCTCACCCTCGGCCTGGCCGCGCGACATCGGGTGATCCGGGTGGATCTGCTGGGACATGGGTGCACCGGTGGTTCTTCGGGTTTCGACGCGGCGTCGCAGGGGCGCATGGTGGCCGCCGTCCTCGATGCGCTGGACGTCGAGGATGTCCTGGTCGCCGGGCACTCCTTCGGTGCGGACGTTGCCTTGGCGCTGGCCGCGATCTCCCCGCGAGCCGGTTCCCTGGTGCTGATCGGACAGGCGCCGGACTACAGCTACGCGTCCTTTCCGCCGGGCAGTTCGGTGCTGCTGCCGATGGTCAGCGCGCTGGTGCGGCGGGTCGCCGATCGGCGATGGGTCCGGTTCGCGTCCCGGTTCCGCCGAGGCGGCTGGTTCGGCGATCCCTTGCAGGACTTGGCCGATCACGCGGTCACCGCGCCCGCGATGGCGCGCGTGGTGCTCGTGGACCGGGCGAGAGTGCTGGCCGCTCGTCCGTTGGACGAGCAGCTGGCGGCTTTGGCGTTGCCGTGCTTGGTGATTCTCGGGCGACGGGACCGCTTTTACGACTGTGGCAAGACTTCCGCGCGGTATTCGGCGGTCGGGGCCCGGGTGGAGGTCGTGGAGGGTGCCGGGCACTCGCCGTTCTTGGAGCGGCCGGGTGAGGTCGCTCGGTTGCTTCGGGAGTTCATGGCCTCGTGA
- a CDS encoding MFS transporter, protein MTTKLPLGALLALTTAAFVTVLTEALPAGVLPAMSAGLGVGEAATGQLVTVYAIGTALTAIPLSAATAGWRRKRLLLTGVAGFAVANTVTALSTNYPLTLGARFVAGIAAGVVWALLAGYARRLAPEPVRGKAIAVVMTGIPLALSLGIPAGTFLGGLFGWQVTFSLMSALALGLLGWIALAVPDFPGQDKGGRLPVRRTLAVPGVAAVLFVTLTFVLAHNILYTYIATFLEHVSMGGSVDRILLVFGLASMVSIWFVGLFIDRRLRPLTVGGTLLVALGATILALLGESPALVYLAVTLWGLGWGGIPTLLQTAAAQAGDKGGAADIAQAMLVTLWNAAMAGGGIAGGVLLDGFGAGSFPWSVLVLLVPTLAVVLVARRHGFTAAVPDDSGSPREPGRRRREARTRA, encoded by the coding sequence ATGACCACGAAACTCCCACTCGGCGCGCTGCTCGCGCTGACCACGGCGGCTTTCGTCACCGTCCTCACCGAAGCCCTGCCCGCGGGGGTGCTGCCCGCGATGAGCGCCGGCCTCGGCGTCGGCGAAGCGGCGACCGGGCAACTGGTGACGGTGTACGCCATCGGCACCGCGCTGACCGCGATCCCCCTGTCCGCCGCGACCGCGGGCTGGCGCCGCAAACGCTTGCTCCTGACCGGAGTGGCCGGTTTCGCCGTCGCCAACACGGTCACGGCGCTGTCCACGAACTATCCCCTGACCCTCGGCGCGCGGTTCGTCGCCGGCATCGCGGCGGGCGTGGTCTGGGCCCTGCTGGCCGGCTACGCCCGGCGGCTGGCGCCGGAACCGGTGCGGGGCAAGGCGATCGCCGTCGTGATGACCGGCATCCCGCTCGCGCTCTCGCTCGGCATCCCCGCCGGCACCTTCCTGGGCGGCCTCTTCGGCTGGCAAGTGACGTTCTCGCTCATGTCGGCGCTCGCGCTCGGCCTGCTCGGCTGGATCGCGCTGGCCGTCCCCGACTTCCCCGGGCAGGACAAGGGCGGCAGGCTCCCGGTGCGCCGGACCCTCGCCGTGCCCGGCGTGGCCGCGGTCCTGTTCGTGACGCTGACGTTCGTGCTGGCGCACAACATCCTCTACACCTACATCGCCACCTTCCTCGAACACGTGTCGATGGGCGGCTCGGTCGATCGGATCCTGCTGGTGTTCGGGCTGGCGTCGATGGTCAGCATCTGGTTCGTCGGCCTCTTCATCGACCGGCGGCTGCGTCCGCTGACCGTCGGCGGCACCCTTCTCGTGGCGCTCGGAGCGACGATTTTGGCTCTGCTGGGTGAAAGTCCGGCACTGGTCTATCTCGCGGTGACGCTGTGGGGGCTCGGCTGGGGTGGCATCCCGACGCTGCTGCAGACCGCCGCCGCGCAGGCGGGCGACAAGGGCGGCGCGGCGGATATCGCGCAGGCCATGCTGGTCACCCTGTGGAACGCGGCGATGGCGGGCGGCGGGATCGCCGGTGGCGTCCTCCTCGACGGCTTCGGCGCGGGGTCGTTCCCCTGGAGTGTCCTGGTGCTGCTCGTGCCGACGCTGGCCGTGGTGCTGGTGGCGCGGCGGCACGGGTTCACAGCGGCAGTTCCGGATGACTCCGGATCGCCTCGAGAACCAGGTCGACGGCGGCGCGAGGCGCGGACCCGCGCCTGA
- a CDS encoding TetR/AcrR family transcriptional regulator, which produces MDSSAEEHQVQRDQEIARTRILDTAARLIGEAGFARLKIGMICARTGYPSGVVYQLFGSKETLVQRLVEFAAEKFADAFGAAVATRTGGLTPSPMDMLRALLDIFFELLTDMPPLNRAFVVLWTDATVGDPAVRSAMTEADRRYRFAIAQTVAAGIADGSIRGVRDPDAYAAALVGQLRGIAVASIIDPGGIDLRAVRAEMEYAVDRLA; this is translated from the coding sequence GTGGACTCGTCTGCGGAGGAGCACCAGGTCCAGCGTGACCAGGAGATCGCACGGACACGGATTCTCGACACCGCCGCCCGCCTGATCGGCGAGGCAGGTTTCGCCCGGCTGAAGATCGGCATGATCTGCGCCAGGACCGGCTATCCCAGCGGCGTCGTCTACCAGTTGTTCGGTTCGAAGGAGACGCTGGTGCAGCGGCTCGTCGAGTTCGCCGCGGAGAAGTTCGCCGACGCCTTCGGCGCCGCCGTCGCCACCCGGACCGGCGGGCTGACCCCGAGCCCGATGGACATGCTGCGCGCCCTGCTGGACATCTTCTTCGAGCTGCTCACCGACATGCCGCCGCTGAACCGGGCGTTCGTGGTGCTCTGGACGGACGCGACCGTCGGCGATCCGGCGGTGCGGTCGGCGATGACCGAGGCCGATCGCCGGTACCGTTTCGCCATCGCGCAGACCGTCGCCGCCGGGATCGCGGACGGCTCCATCAGGGGCGTTCGCGACCCGGACGCGTACGCGGCGGCGCTGGTCGGGCAGCTGCGGGGGATCGCCGTGGCCTCGATCATCGATCCCGGCGGCATCGACCTGCGTGCCGTCCGCGCGGAGATGGAGTACGCCGTGGACCGGCTCGCCTAA
- a CDS encoding RpiB/LacA/LacB family sugar-phosphate isomerase translates to MRIAFAADDRNATTDAVQAYLAEAGHEVLRPATSDVWPELGAAVGRAVAEGEADFGVVMCWTGTGTAIAANKVPGVRAALAWDTWIAAGARKWNDANVLALSLKRLAPDVAVEITDVFLSGVLPDPDESANIARLGEMDDFRR, encoded by the coding sequence ATGAGGATCGCCTTCGCCGCCGACGACCGGAACGCCACCACGGACGCCGTCCAGGCCTATCTCGCCGAGGCCGGCCACGAGGTGCTCCGCCCCGCGACGTCGGACGTCTGGCCGGAACTCGGCGCGGCCGTCGGCAGGGCGGTCGCGGAAGGCGAGGCCGACTTCGGCGTGGTGATGTGCTGGACCGGGACGGGTACGGCCATCGCGGCCAACAAGGTCCCCGGGGTCCGCGCGGCGCTGGCCTGGGACACCTGGATCGCCGCGGGCGCGCGCAAATGGAATGACGCCAACGTGCTGGCGCTGAGCCTCAAACGGCTGGCCCCCGACGTGGCCGTCGAAATCACCGACGTGTTCCTTTCCGGTGTCCTGCCCGACCCCGACGAATCGGCGAATATCGCCCGGCTCGGCGAAATGGACGATTTTCGCCGGTAG
- a CDS encoding Gfo/Idh/MocA family oxidoreductase: MTTRKLGVVMNGVTGRMGYRQHLVRSVLAIREAGGVELADGSRVQLEPVLVGRNADKLEEIATRHGLTRWTTDLDAALGDDDLPLYFDAQLTAVREKSIVRAIDAGKHIYTEKPVAESVEGALALARHAEAAGVKNGVVHDKLYLPGLLKLKRLMDSGFFGQVLSVRGEFGYWVFEGDWQSAQRPSWNYRAEDGGGIVVDMFCHWNYVLENLFGAVNAVTAKAVTHIPERVDEKGDRYAATADDSAYAIFELEGGIIAQLNSSWCVRVHRDELVEFQVDGTKGSAVAGLHKCVIQPREATPKPVWNPDLAETRSYRSQWQEVPDNEDFGNGFRAQWEQFVRHVVEEAPHPYDFMAGVRGIRLAEAGLESSRENRRVSLG; encoded by the coding sequence ATGACCACGCGGAAACTCGGCGTCGTGATGAACGGCGTCACCGGGCGGATGGGCTATCGGCAGCACCTGGTGCGCTCGGTCCTGGCGATCAGGGAGGCCGGCGGGGTCGAGCTGGCCGACGGTTCGCGGGTTCAGCTGGAGCCGGTCCTGGTGGGGCGCAACGCGGACAAGCTCGAAGAGATCGCCACCCGGCATGGCCTGACCCGCTGGACCACCGACCTCGACGCCGCGCTCGGCGACGACGACCTCCCGCTCTACTTCGACGCGCAGCTGACCGCGGTCCGCGAGAAGTCGATCGTCCGTGCCATCGACGCGGGCAAGCACATCTACACCGAGAAACCGGTGGCCGAGTCGGTCGAAGGCGCGCTCGCCCTGGCACGGCACGCCGAGGCGGCCGGGGTCAAGAACGGCGTCGTCCACGACAAGCTGTACCTGCCCGGCCTGCTCAAGCTGAAGCGCCTGATGGACAGCGGCTTCTTCGGCCAGGTGCTGTCCGTGCGCGGCGAGTTCGGCTATTGGGTCTTCGAGGGCGACTGGCAGTCGGCGCAGCGTCCCAGCTGGAACTACCGCGCCGAAGACGGCGGCGGCATCGTCGTCGACATGTTCTGCCACTGGAACTACGTGCTGGAGAACCTCTTCGGCGCCGTCAACGCCGTGACCGCGAAGGCCGTCACGCACATCCCGGAGCGCGTCGACGAGAAGGGCGACCGGTACGCCGCGACTGCCGACGACTCCGCGTACGCGATTTTCGAGCTCGAAGGTGGGATCATCGCCCAGCTCAACTCGTCCTGGTGCGTGCGGGTCCACCGCGACGAACTGGTCGAGTTCCAGGTCGACGGTACCAAGGGCAGCGCCGTCGCGGGCCTGCACAAATGCGTCATCCAGCCGAGGGAGGCCACGCCGAAGCCGGTGTGGAACCCGGACCTCGCCGAGACGCGGTCGTACCGTTCGCAGTGGCAGGAAGTGCCGGACAACGAGGACTTCGGCAACGGTTTCCGCGCCCAGTGGGAGCAGTTCGTCCGCCACGTGGTGGAGGAAGCGCCGCATCCCTACGACTTCATGGCGGGGGTGCGCGGCATCCGGCTCGCGGAAGCCGGCCTGGAGTCCTCGCGCGAGAACCGCCGGGTCTCGCTGGGCTAA
- a CDS encoding MerR family transcriptional regulator — protein sequence MRIGELSERTGTSRRLLRYYEEQGLIVSERLPNGYRDYAEPSVDRVIQVRGLLDAGLPTRIIKQILPCLDKPRQIYFPDATPEMLGTLEAERDRMTRRAECLLRNRDAITEYLDAVRGRALS from the coding sequence ATGCGGATCGGGGAGCTGTCGGAGCGGACGGGCACGTCGCGCCGTCTGCTGCGGTACTACGAGGAGCAGGGACTCATCGTCTCGGAGCGGCTGCCCAACGGCTACCGCGACTACGCCGAGCCGTCGGTCGACCGGGTCATCCAGGTCCGGGGCCTGCTCGACGCCGGGCTGCCGACCCGGATCATCAAGCAGATCCTGCCGTGCCTGGACAAACCCCGGCAGATCTACTTCCCGGACGCGACCCCGGAGATGCTCGGAACCCTGGAAGCCGAGCGCGACCGGATGACCCGGCGTGCCGAATGCCTGCTCCGCAACCGGGACGCCATCACCGAATACCTCGACGCCGTCCGCGGCCGTGCCCTGAGCTGA
- a CDS encoding bile acid:sodium symporter family protein, protein MFSILLPVALALVMFGLGLTLTVGDFTRVLKYPKAAVIALVCQMIVLPVICVGLIVVFGLEGVLAVGMMLLVASPGGTSANLFSHLAGGDVALNVTLTAINSVLAVFTLPLVVGLSMAEFLDGGASVGLQPAKFVQVFAIVLIPVVLGMIVRSRFTGWAERMRKPVKIGSAVVLVLVIAAAIAQEFRTLVDNIGTLGPVALALSVLSLAIGYYVPRLFRVDRGQAIASAMEIGVHNATLAIAVAYSVLGDKAMAVPAGVYGVLMFLPAGIAAFLLSRSRESAPV, encoded by the coding sequence ATGTTTTCCATCCTCCTGCCGGTAGCGCTGGCACTCGTCATGTTCGGGCTGGGGCTGACCCTGACCGTCGGTGACTTCACGCGCGTGCTGAAGTACCCGAAGGCGGCCGTCATCGCGCTGGTGTGCCAGATGATCGTGCTGCCCGTGATCTGCGTCGGCCTTATCGTGGTGTTCGGCCTCGAAGGCGTGCTCGCGGTCGGCATGATGCTGCTCGTCGCCTCGCCCGGCGGGACCTCGGCGAACCTGTTCAGTCACCTCGCCGGCGGCGACGTCGCCCTCAACGTCACGCTCACGGCGATCAACTCGGTACTGGCCGTGTTCACCCTGCCGCTGGTGGTCGGCCTGTCGATGGCCGAATTCCTCGACGGCGGCGCCTCGGTCGGGCTCCAGCCCGCGAAGTTCGTGCAGGTCTTCGCGATCGTGCTGATCCCGGTCGTGCTCGGCATGATCGTGCGGAGCCGGTTCACCGGCTGGGCCGAGCGGATGCGCAAACCGGTCAAGATCGGCTCCGCCGTGGTGCTCGTGCTGGTGATCGCGGCCGCGATCGCGCAGGAGTTCCGGACGCTGGTGGACAACATCGGCACTCTCGGGCCGGTGGCGCTGGCGCTTTCCGTGCTCAGCCTCGCGATCGGGTACTACGTGCCGCGACTGTTCCGGGTGGACCGCGGCCAGGCGATCGCTTCCGCCATGGAGATCGGTGTCCACAATGCCACCCTCGCGATCGCCGTGGCGTATTCCGTGCTCGGCGACAAGGCGATGGCGGTGCCCGCCGGGGTCTACGGCGTGCTCATGTTCCTGCCCGCCGGGATCGCGGCCTTCCTGTTGTCCCGCAGCAGGGAGAGCGCGCCGGTCTGA